A region from the Streptosporangium sp. NBC_01756 genome encodes:
- a CDS encoding uridine kinase family protein: MNNSTILPLDVLLDDLANLKANKRLVLIGVDGGGGSGKSTLARALVAHLSQASLVHIDDLYRPSSSPERRPDHPWYGTVAGFFDWRRLQHQVVDPLRDGREAAYERYDWHTDSLAETLTVPARGYVVIEGISVTREELREAYDLRVWVETPYEVRLARGIERDGESARDMWEKEWMPADAEYAQATAPHKHAHLVLDGAAVLGDVTTEIAVTWADPQVLRLVHERAGGSSSTYGA, translated from the coding sequence GTGAATAATTCGACGATCCTTCCGCTCGATGTCCTACTTGACGATCTCGCCAACCTGAAGGCAAACAAGCGCCTTGTTTTGATCGGTGTGGATGGAGGGGGAGGTTCAGGAAAGAGCACGCTGGCCCGCGCCCTGGTTGCCCACCTCTCCCAGGCCAGCCTGGTCCACATCGACGACCTGTATCGGCCCTCCTCCTCGCCTGAACGTCGACCCGATCACCCCTGGTACGGGACGGTTGCGGGATTCTTTGACTGGCGCCGGCTTCAGCATCAGGTCGTCGATCCGTTGCGGGATGGGCGCGAAGCAGCTTACGAGCGATACGACTGGCACACCGACTCGCTTGCCGAGACGCTGACCGTACCGGCTCGGGGATACGTCGTCATCGAAGGCATCTCGGTCACCCGTGAAGAGCTCCGCGAGGCCTACGACCTGCGCGTGTGGGTGGAGACTCCCTATGAGGTGCGACTGGCGCGCGGCATCGAGCGAGACGGCGAGAGCGCCCGCGATATGTGGGAGAAGGAGTGGATGCCCGCCGACGCTGAGTATGCACAGGCCACGGCCCCACACAAGCACGCCCATCTGGTGCTCGATGGTGCTGCTGTGCTGGGTGATGTCACAACCGAGATCGCCGTTACTTGGGCAGATCCTCAAGTGCTTCGACTCGTGCACGAAAGGGCGGGAGGAAGCAGCAGCACTTATGGTGCGTAA
- a CDS encoding DUF427 domain-containing protein: MLVWEVPYYPTYYFPRQDVAVELKPSGRTVHSPSRGEAVLFDVEGVADAALAYPDSPIEELRDHVRFEWEAVDAWFEEDEEVYVHARDPYTRVDVLPSSRHVRVEVDGVTVADSRSPRILFETGLPPRYYLPKTDIRLDLLTPTGTVTHCP; the protein is encoded by the coding sequence TTGCTGGTCTGGGAGGTGCCCTACTACCCGACCTACTACTTCCCCCGGCAGGATGTCGCCGTCGAGTTGAAGCCCAGCGGCCGGACCGTGCACTCGCCCAGCCGCGGTGAGGCGGTGCTGTTCGACGTGGAAGGTGTGGCCGACGCGGCGCTGGCCTATCCCGACTCCCCGATCGAGGAGTTGCGCGATCATGTGCGGTTCGAGTGGGAGGCGGTGGACGCCTGGTTCGAGGAGGACGAGGAGGTCTACGTGCACGCCCGTGATCCCTACACCCGGGTGGACGTGCTGCCCTCCTCCCGCCATGTGCGCGTCGAGGTCGACGGGGTGACGGTCGCCGACTCCCGCAGCCCCCGGATCCTGTTCGAGACCGGTCTGCCACCGCGTTACTACTTGCCCAAGACCGACATCCGCCTGGACCTGCTCACCCCCACCGGCACCGTGACCCACTGCCCGTAG
- a CDS encoding L,D-transpeptidase: MTHPTEPHVVYARPGGPPVAVLPTTELGSPTWVPVVQTQPGWVRVLLPNRPNRSTGWIHSGGGKLQNAYSAHRVEIDLSARRLILFEAGHRPRSWTVAVGAPATPTPTGRTFLLASLSPPGSAYSPLILPLGLHSTALDSFDGGPSTIALHGWPDKSVFGRAVSHGCVRVPATALRVLSRIPLGSLVMITP; this comes from the coding sequence GTGACACATCCCACGGAGCCGCACGTGGTCTACGCCCGTCCCGGTGGCCCTCCGGTGGCGGTGCTGCCCACCACCGAACTGGGAAGCCCGACGTGGGTCCCGGTGGTGCAGACCCAACCGGGATGGGTGCGGGTTCTGTTGCCGAACCGGCCGAACAGGTCAACGGGATGGATCCACAGCGGCGGTGGGAAGCTGCAGAACGCCTACAGCGCCCATCGAGTGGAAATCGACCTGTCCGCCCGCAGGCTCATCCTGTTCGAAGCCGGCCATCGGCCGCGTTCATGGACGGTGGCCGTGGGCGCCCCGGCCACCCCCACGCCGACAGGGCGCACTTTCCTGCTCGCCTCGCTGTCTCCCCCTGGTTCGGCCTACAGTCCACTGATCCTTCCGCTGGGCCTGCACTCGACCGCTCTCGACAGCTTCGACGGCGGACCCAGCACGATCGCCCTGCACGGCTGGCCGGACAAGAGCGTGTTCGGTCGCGCGGTCAGTCACGGGTGTGTACGGGTCCCCGCCACCGCGCTGCGCGTGCTGTCCCGCATCCCATTGGGCAGTCTCGTCATGATCACGCCTTGA
- a CDS encoding FHA domain-containing protein — protein MPITFGRRDDNSVVIASGRASRFHAEVRHEAGGYVLYDRGSRNGTLVNGSRVKSHVLRPGDLITIGDETFCFEASTEMETIVDALVLQSFIKSAVCVEPGQVLHVTISGGGPVGLSFALLLENLMGRRVAITLYDGRWIQDGARVIWKNEAQGNIRRQQVVTVQSRQYLNLPEEVQARLFSPGSYSEMWPTGPDSIRGYSPRNIRVAYIEDKLLEIANEKSDCIRLVPANFDPTEHREAVVKDHVLAICEGGRSRTREFFTDKFGNADKSIYSLNGQHVQDVVLGLRVKSDLSDPMTVLLTVAQNRFLLNALRGEGFLNMRLTDAEAEEVIGIDPVRHVFEECIASRPCLMGRTDQGEFHCSTHSTLFLPALVKSSALWKRVMEGLVFFGVTEENLSAVTAFRLDMVQRPRFSAQLYSATSTTPGTYGFLLGDAANSIHFWPGRGLNSGLASAISLARSLHHGWRGRAFRDANFLRHEAAMSMLQYRHKSRAWKSMVTTDEHGVTCTIKDKIVQGIEEGSKGPDKDADIDALMEQLRQIRSRLSPRIPGMPDDATLDDHLRKLQAETVRTLLVSGAWDTLIVGGEEVDIDIFHRHDSPDAPVLKTPRAPAHVEELHEHTKFIPRGSSDSIAPG, from the coding sequence ATGCCGATCACCTTCGGTCGCAGGGACGACAACAGTGTGGTGATCGCCAGCGGGAGAGCCTCGCGCTTTCACGCGGAGGTGCGTCACGAAGCCGGCGGTTACGTACTGTACGACCGGGGAAGCCGTAACGGGACGCTGGTCAACGGGAGCCGGGTGAAATCACACGTGCTCCGGCCGGGTGATCTGATCACGATCGGCGATGAAACATTCTGTTTCGAGGCATCCACCGAGATGGAGACGATCGTGGATGCCCTCGTGCTTCAGTCGTTCATCAAATCCGCTGTGTGCGTCGAACCGGGCCAGGTCCTGCATGTCACGATTTCGGGCGGCGGCCCTGTCGGGCTGAGTTTTGCCCTGCTGCTCGAAAACCTCATGGGCCGGCGAGTGGCCATCACATTGTATGACGGCCGCTGGATTCAGGACGGGGCGCGCGTCATATGGAAGAACGAGGCGCAGGGCAACATCCGGCGGCAGCAGGTGGTGACGGTCCAGAGCCGCCAATACCTTAATCTCCCCGAGGAGGTCCAGGCGCGGCTGTTCAGCCCCGGATCGTACTCCGAGATGTGGCCGACCGGCCCCGATTCCATCCGTGGCTACAGCCCGCGGAACATCCGGGTCGCCTATATAGAAGACAAGCTGCTTGAAATAGCGAACGAGAAATCCGACTGCATCCGGCTCGTTCCTGCCAACTTCGACCCGACCGAGCACCGTGAGGCTGTGGTCAAGGACCATGTGCTCGCCATCTGCGAGGGAGGACGCTCGCGAACGCGGGAGTTCTTCACCGACAAGTTCGGCAACGCCGACAAATCGATCTACTCGCTGAACGGTCAGCACGTGCAGGATGTCGTGCTGGGCCTGCGGGTGAAGTCCGACCTGTCAGACCCCATGACCGTCTTGCTGACGGTGGCCCAGAATCGTTTTCTCTTGAACGCCTTACGCGGTGAAGGCTTTCTGAACATGCGCCTGACCGATGCCGAGGCTGAGGAGGTCATCGGGATCGACCCCGTCCGGCACGTGTTCGAAGAGTGTATCGCCTCCCGTCCATGCCTGATGGGACGGACCGACCAAGGCGAGTTTCACTGCTCCACCCACAGCACACTGTTTCTGCCCGCCCTGGTCAAAAGCTCGGCACTGTGGAAACGGGTGATGGAGGGGTTGGTGTTCTTCGGCGTCACGGAAGAGAATCTGAGCGCCGTCACCGCATTTCGACTGGACATGGTGCAGCGGCCGCGGTTCAGTGCCCAACTGTATTCCGCGACGTCGACCACCCCGGGCACCTATGGGTTTCTGCTCGGGGACGCCGCCAATTCGATCCACTTCTGGCCGGGGCGCGGGCTCAACAGCGGGTTGGCGTCGGCCATCTCACTGGCACGGTCTCTCCACCACGGCTGGCGCGGGAGAGCCTTTCGCGATGCGAACTTCCTCCGCCATGAAGCGGCGATGTCGATGCTTCAATACCGGCATAAGAGCCGCGCCTGGAAATCAATGGTGACCACCGATGAACACGGGGTCACCTGTACGATCAAAGACAAAATCGTCCAGGGCATCGAGGAAGGGAGTAAGGGTCCGGACAAGGATGCGGACATCGACGCGCTCATGGAACAGCTGCGACAGATCCGCAGCCGCCTGTCGCCACGTATTCCCGGCATGCCCGACGACGCGACCCTCGACGATCATCTGCGAAAGCTGCAGGCTGAGACGGTGCGAACCCTGCTGGTGAGCGGAGCATGGGACACATTGATCGTCGGAGGCGAAGAGGTCGATATCGATATCTTCCACCGGCACGACTCGCCGGACGCACCCGTACTGAAAACACCCCGAGCCCCGGCGCACGTCGAAGAACTGCACGAACATACCAAGTTCATCCCCAGGGGATCGAGCGATTCAATAGCGCCGGGATGA
- a CDS encoding DUF1330 domain-containing protein: MTAYVIADVRLTGDADELAEYRSKVIATLEPYGGKYLARGGPVTVVEGDWEPGQLVVVEFPTVEAAHAWNESAAYQEIAPLRSRNTDSRRLIVEGL, translated from the coding sequence ATGACTGCCTATGTGATCGCAGATGTGAGGCTGACCGGCGATGCGGACGAACTGGCCGAGTACCGTTCCAAGGTGATCGCGACGCTTGAGCCGTACGGAGGGAAGTATCTTGCGCGCGGCGGGCCGGTCACGGTTGTCGAGGGCGACTGGGAGCCCGGACAGCTTGTCGTGGTCGAGTTTCCGACCGTCGAGGCCGCGCATGCCTGGAACGAGTCAGCGGCCTACCAGGAGATCGCACCGTTGCGCAGCCGCAACACCGACAGCAGACGATTGATCGTCGAAGGTCTGTGA
- a CDS encoding VOC family protein, translating into MDITIHTSFLPHDDPDASLAFYRDALGFEVRSDIGQGRMRWITVGPVGQPGTSILLAPPAADPGITEDERRTIVEMMAKGTYGWILLATRDLDGTFEKLQAGDAEVVQEPTEQPYGIRDCAFRDPAGNLIRIQELR; encoded by the coding sequence ATGGACATCACCATTCACACGAGCTTCCTCCCGCATGACGACCCGGACGCGTCCCTGGCTTTCTACCGCGACGCCCTCGGCTTCGAGGTCCGCAGCGACATCGGCCAGGGCAGGATGCGCTGGATCACGGTCGGCCCCGTCGGCCAGCCCGGCACGTCCATCCTCCTGGCGCCACCGGCCGCCGACCCTGGGATCACCGAGGACGAGCGCCGCACCATCGTCGAGATGATGGCCAAGGGCACCTACGGCTGGATCCTGCTGGCCACCCGGGACCTCGACGGCACTTTCGAGAAGCTGCAGGCCGGCGACGCCGAGGTCGTCCAGGAGCCGACCGAGCAGCCGTACGGCATCCGCGACTGCGCCTTCCGCGATCCCGCGGGCAACCTGATCCGCATCCAGGAGCTTCGCTGA
- a CDS encoding helix-turn-helix transcriptional regulator, whose protein sequence is MCHPSWAHARIAAQRLSDLARLRRVRDRIDREYAQPLNVEALARDAHMSAGHLSRRFRVAYGESPYAYLMTRRIERAAALLRRGDLSVTEVCFAVGCSSLGTFSTRFTELVGMPPSVYRRRTAGAAAGMPPCVAKQVTRPIRNQEAPVAEPQPA, encoded by the coding sequence ATGTGTCACCCTTCGTGGGCGCACGCACGCATCGCGGCGCAGCGCCTGAGCGACCTCGCGCGACTGCGCCGCGTCCGCGACCGGATCGACCGGGAGTACGCGCAGCCACTGAACGTCGAGGCGCTCGCCCGCGACGCGCACATGTCCGCCGGGCACCTCAGCCGCCGGTTCCGGGTGGCCTACGGCGAGTCGCCGTACGCGTACCTGATGACGCGTCGCATCGAGCGCGCGGCGGCGCTGCTGCGCCGTGGCGACCTCAGCGTCACCGAGGTCTGCTTCGCGGTCGGCTGCTCGTCGCTGGGCACCTTCAGCACCCGCTTCACCGAGTTGGTCGGCATGCCGCCCAGCGTCTACCGGCGCCGTACAGCGGGCGCTGCGGCGGGGATGCCGCCGTGTGTGGCGAAACAGGTGACACGACCGATCAGGAATCAAGAAGCGCCGGTCGCCGAGCCGCAACCAGCGTGA
- a CDS encoding VOC family protein: MTSIESVTLDVADPTAAKRFYTAAFGLETQIRLRASEAPTTGFRGFTPALTVSQPADVGSLIGAALDAGATTLKPAAKSLWGYGGVVQTPDGTIWKVATSANRPMTDGARPLGEGLSTKRLEEA, encoded by the coding sequence ATGACATCCATCGAATCCGTCACCCTCGACGTGGCCGACCCCACGGCCGCCAAGCGTTTCTACACCGCCGCCTTCGGTCTGGAAACGCAGATACGCCTGCGGGCCTCGGAGGCACCCACGACCGGCTTCCGCGGGTTCACGCCGGCGCTCACGGTGTCCCAGCCGGCCGACGTCGGCAGCCTCATCGGCGCCGCCCTCGATGCCGGCGCCACGACGCTGAAGCCTGCCGCGAAGTCGCTCTGGGGCTACGGCGGGGTCGTACAAACCCCGGACGGAACGATCTGGAAGGTCGCGACCTCGGCGAACCGACCGATGACCGACGGAGCCCGTCCCCTGGGGGAAGGGCTCTCCACCAAGCGACTGGAGGAAGCATGA
- a CDS encoding pyridoxamine 5'-phosphate oxidase family protein, with product MTGAPPRGPEERLRDTRAKLESDVDLWVATSGSPGGVHLIPLSYLWDGTAFLISTPRASVTGRNLLADGRVRLSLGPTRDVVIVEGTAEPVDLADLAPETGDAFATTTGFDPRELNGYQYFLIRPWHIQAWREANELRGRDLMRDGRWLG from the coding sequence ATGACGGGCGCGCCGCCGCGTGGACCCGAGGAGAGGCTGCGGGACACTCGCGCGAAACTGGAGAGCGACGTCGATCTCTGGGTCGCGACGTCGGGCTCCCCGGGCGGCGTTCACCTCATCCCGCTCTCGTACCTTTGGGACGGGACCGCGTTCCTCATCTCGACGCCGCGCGCCTCGGTCACCGGCCGCAACCTGCTGGCGGACGGCCGGGTGCGACTCAGCCTCGGGCCGACCCGCGACGTCGTCATCGTCGAGGGCACCGCCGAGCCGGTGGACCTCGCCGACCTCGCCCCTGAGACGGGCGACGCGTTCGCGACCACGACCGGTTTCGACCCGCGCGAACTCAACGGCTACCAGTACTTCCTGATCCGGCCGTGGCACATCCAGGCCTGGCGTGAGGCGAACGAACTGCGGGGACGCGACCTCATGCGCGACGGCCGCTGGCTCGGCTGA
- a CDS encoding LacI family DNA-binding transcriptional regulator has translation MGAHDRRRRVTIVDVANHAQVSTTAVSKVLRNAYGASPAMRDRVRAAIEELGYRPQAAARAMRGRTFTIGVLLPHIRNPFFADILDGVTEQFADTDYQAIMIHGGSTPKAEARAIDALVDRQVDGILMVAPLTSKTALEEVAKDMPTVVFGRHERSAVYDSVFDDDEAGAELVVQHLIALGHRRIAHIGQKDASRGHPADLLHTIRAETYRRVMREHGLDEEIAVSTTSYTEDGGYAGARELLSRSPRPTAIFAGADLAAFGALAAVHEAGLSVPRDVSVAGYDNIRIAALPNVSLTSVDQDGSVMGRTAGRLLLERIGGRTSSVRFSVAPTLVERRSTAAPYDCAQDAVPVESQVNER, from the coding sequence ATGGGTGCGCACGATCGGCGGCGCCGGGTGACGATCGTCGACGTGGCCAACCACGCTCAGGTCTCCACCACCGCCGTGTCGAAGGTGTTGCGCAACGCCTACGGGGCCAGCCCGGCCATGCGCGATCGGGTGAGGGCGGCCATCGAGGAGCTCGGCTACCGGCCCCAGGCCGCGGCCCGGGCGATGCGCGGGCGCACGTTCACCATCGGCGTGCTGCTGCCGCACATCAGGAACCCGTTCTTCGCCGACATCCTCGACGGCGTCACGGAGCAGTTCGCCGACACCGACTATCAGGCGATCATGATCCATGGCGGGTCCACCCCGAAGGCCGAGGCGCGGGCCATCGATGCCCTGGTGGACCGGCAGGTGGACGGCATCCTCATGGTCGCCCCGCTCACCTCCAAGACGGCGCTGGAGGAGGTGGCGAAAGACATGCCCACGGTCGTGTTCGGACGACATGAGCGATCGGCCGTCTACGACTCGGTCTTCGACGACGACGAAGCGGGTGCCGAGCTCGTCGTTCAGCACTTGATCGCGCTCGGCCACCGCCGCATCGCGCACATCGGGCAGAAGGACGCCAGCCGGGGCCACCCCGCGGACCTGCTGCACACGATCAGGGCCGAGACCTACCGGCGCGTGATGCGCGAGCACGGCCTGGACGAGGAGATCGCGGTCAGCACGACCTCCTACACCGAGGACGGCGGCTATGCCGGTGCCCGTGAGCTGCTGAGCCGCTCACCACGTCCGACGGCGATCTTCGCCGGGGCGGACCTGGCCGCCTTCGGCGCGCTGGCGGCCGTCCATGAGGCCGGCCTGTCCGTTCCCCGTGATGTCTCGGTCGCCGGCTACGACAACATCCGGATCGCCGCCCTGCCCAACGTCTCGCTGACCAGCGTCGACCAGGACGGCTCCGTCATGGGCCGTACCGCCGGACGCCTGCTGCTGGAACGCATCGGCGGCCGTACGTCGTCGGTGCGCTTCTCCGTCGCCCCGACCCTGGTCGAGCGACGCTCCACCGCGGCTCCGTACGACTGCGCGCAGGACGCTGTGCCGGTCGAATCTCAGGTCAACGAGAGGTGA
- a CDS encoding ABC transporter substrate-binding protein → MRTSHRMLGTAVAVLAMAALTSCGSGSEPAADGTVTLSLLVDNSQASVDTAKALTDAFMQANPTIKIDTETRPGGSEGDNIVKTRLSTGDMSDVFWYNSGSLLQALNPAQTMVDLTGDPVLANVQKDYLPVVTQGGKVYGVPVGSVNGGGILYNRKVYEKLGLQPPKTWAEFTANNEKIKAAKITPVITTFKDTWTSQLFVLGDYYNVQTTVPGFAQDYTANKVKFATTPAARAGFDHLAEVHAKGYVNEGFGTATYDQGLKMLIEGEGAHYAMLSGNVPPLLATHPQAATDVGFFGIPGDDPAKHGATVWEPGGLYIAKTTERLDAAKKFLAFAASPAAADAINKVVQPSGPYRVQGAKLPDNAIQVAKDLQAYIDKGASAPALEFVSPVKGPSLEQITVAVGSGLTPPAEGATQYDRDVEKQAKQLGLAGW, encoded by the coding sequence ATGAGAACCTCTCACCGCATGCTGGGAACGGCCGTGGCCGTTCTCGCGATGGCGGCCCTGACCTCCTGCGGCTCGGGCTCGGAGCCCGCCGCCGACGGCACGGTCACCCTGTCCTTGCTCGTGGACAACAGCCAGGCGAGTGTGGACACGGCCAAGGCGCTCACGGACGCCTTCATGCAGGCCAACCCCACTATCAAGATCGATACGGAGACGCGGCCGGGAGGCAGCGAGGGCGACAACATCGTCAAGACCCGGCTGTCCACCGGCGACATGTCGGATGTCTTCTGGTACAACTCGGGGTCGCTGCTGCAGGCGCTCAACCCGGCCCAGACCATGGTCGACCTCACCGGTGACCCGGTGCTGGCCAACGTCCAGAAGGACTACCTGCCGGTGGTGACGCAGGGCGGCAAGGTCTACGGCGTCCCGGTCGGGAGCGTGAACGGGGGCGGCATCCTCTACAACCGCAAGGTCTACGAGAAGCTCGGCCTGCAGCCGCCCAAGACGTGGGCCGAGTTCACGGCCAACAACGAGAAGATCAAAGCAGCGAAGATCACCCCGGTGATCACGACGTTCAAGGACACCTGGACCTCGCAGCTGTTCGTGCTGGGCGACTACTACAACGTGCAGACCACCGTGCCGGGCTTCGCGCAGGACTACACGGCCAACAAGGTCAAGTTCGCCACCACGCCGGCCGCTCGCGCGGGCTTCGACCACCTGGCCGAGGTGCATGCCAAGGGCTACGTCAACGAGGGCTTCGGCACGGCCACCTACGACCAGGGCCTCAAGATGCTGATCGAAGGCGAGGGCGCCCACTACGCGATGCTCAGCGGCAACGTGCCGCCGCTGCTGGCCACCCACCCGCAGGCGGCCACCGATGTGGGCTTCTTCGGCATCCCCGGCGACGATCCCGCCAAGCACGGCGCCACCGTCTGGGAGCCCGGCGGCCTCTACATCGCCAAGACCACCGAGCGCCTCGACGCGGCCAAGAAGTTCCTCGCCTTCGCGGCCTCACCCGCCGCCGCCGACGCGATCAACAAGGTCGTCCAGCCATCCGGCCCGTACCGCGTCCAGGGGGCCAAGCTGCCCGACAACGCGATCCAGGTGGCCAAGGACCTGCAGGCCTACATCGACAAGGGCGCCAGCGCGCCCGCGCTGGAGTTCGTCTCCCCGGTCAAGGGCCCGTCCCTGGAGCAGATCACCGTCGCGGTGGGCTCCGGGCTGACACCACCCGCCGAGGGCGCCACCCAGTACGACCGGGACGTCGAGAAGCAGGCCAAGCAGCTGGGGCTCGCGGGGTGGTGA
- a CDS encoding carbohydrate ABC transporter permease produces the protein MTKQEAEPRSGPGPAPERRPARAAGSRPQTAYPYTLYLPAAVVYTVIFLVPTVMAFYFALTRWTLFDSTFVGLDNFRDFLAEQNLRIGFQNTIVYAVVTSGLKVVLGLLLGVLLTSKLRLRGFLRSVVFFPVLVSTVAVGITFSVLLKPDTGLVDQALAVVGVSGPDRLGDATTALLSVALVDVWKGVGLATVIYIAGILSIPQDYYQAVAVDGGTAWHRFRHVTLPLSWPATYSVIILSFIGGLRSFDLIWTMTRGGPGFTSDTIASIIYKQYQAGFFGLSTAGNVLLFIVVTVIVVPLNHFLGKRQVTA, from the coding sequence GTGACCAAGCAGGAGGCCGAGCCCCGTTCGGGGCCCGGCCCGGCACCCGAACGGCGACCCGCTCGCGCCGCCGGTTCCCGACCGCAGACCGCCTACCCGTACACGCTCTACCTGCCGGCCGCCGTCGTCTACACCGTGATCTTCCTGGTGCCGACGGTGATGGCGTTCTACTTCGCGCTGACCCGCTGGACGCTGTTCGACAGCACCTTCGTCGGCCTGGACAACTTCCGCGACTTCCTGGCCGAGCAGAACCTGCGCATCGGCTTCCAGAACACGATCGTCTACGCGGTGGTCACCAGCGGCCTGAAGGTCGTGCTCGGACTGCTGCTGGGCGTGCTGCTGACCTCGAAACTGCGACTGCGCGGCTTCCTGCGCTCGGTGGTGTTCTTCCCCGTCCTGGTCAGCACGGTCGCGGTCGGCATCACCTTCAGCGTGCTGCTCAAGCCCGACACCGGCCTGGTCGACCAGGCCCTGGCCGTGGTCGGGGTCTCCGGCCCCGACCGGCTCGGCGACGCCACCACCGCGCTGCTGTCGGTGGCGCTGGTGGACGTGTGGAAGGGCGTGGGCCTGGCCACCGTCATCTACATCGCCGGGATCCTGTCCATCCCGCAGGACTACTACCAGGCCGTCGCCGTGGACGGCGGCACCGCCTGGCACCGCTTCCGGCACGTCACGCTGCCGCTTTCCTGGCCGGCGACCTACTCGGTGATCATCCTGTCGTTCATCGGGGGCCTGCGCTCGTTCGACCTGATCTGGACGATGACCCGCGGCGGTCCCGGCTTCACCAGCGACACCATCGCCTCGATCATCTACAAGCAGTACCAGGCCGGCTTCTTCGGCCTGTCCACCGCGGGAAACGTGCTGCTGTTCATCGTCGTCACCGTCATCGTCGTCCCCCTCAACCACTTCCTCGGCAAGAGGCAGGTCACCGCATGA
- a CDS encoding carbohydrate ABC transporter permease has product MRTLRRLGAETVALVVATVVFLIPFSFMLLTAIKGESQAADLDFAWPTEWPIVQNLTEVIEARDYVLLRAYLNSTVLTVVSVALIVVFAAMAAFVLQRRAGRIGALANFLVLSGLIIPPAIVPTIWLLQAIGLFKTMPGLILVEVAFNLSFAVMLFRAFIAAIPRELDEAAMIDGCSGLQLFFRVVFPLLRPVTITVILTGSVAVFNDFVNPLYFLPGDDNATVQVTLYNFSSQYSTQWNLLFMDIVLITVPPLLAFVFFNRKIVAGMTAGAIKG; this is encoded by the coding sequence ATGAGAACGCTGAGAAGGCTCGGCGCCGAGACCGTCGCGCTCGTCGTGGCCACGGTCGTCTTCCTCATCCCCTTCTCCTTCATGCTGCTGACCGCGATCAAGGGCGAGTCCCAGGCGGCCGACCTGGACTTCGCCTGGCCCACCGAATGGCCGATCGTGCAGAACCTGACGGAGGTGATCGAGGCGCGCGACTACGTACTGCTGCGCGCCTACCTCAACAGCACGGTCCTGACTGTCGTCTCCGTCGCGCTGATCGTGGTCTTCGCCGCGATGGCCGCCTTCGTCCTGCAGCGCCGGGCCGGCAGGATCGGCGCTCTGGCCAACTTCCTGGTGCTGTCCGGGCTCATCATCCCACCGGCGATCGTGCCGACCATCTGGCTGCTGCAGGCGATCGGCCTGTTCAAGACCATGCCCGGGCTCATCCTGGTCGAGGTCGCCTTCAACCTGTCGTTCGCGGTGATGCTGTTCCGCGCCTTCATCGCCGCCATCCCCCGGGAGCTGGACGAGGCCGCCATGATCGACGGCTGCAGCGGCCTGCAGCTGTTCTTCCGGGTGGTCTTCCCGCTGCTGCGACCGGTGACGATCACCGTCATCCTGACCGGCTCGGTGGCCGTCTTCAACGACTTCGTCAACCCGCTGTACTTCCTGCCCGGCGACGACAACGCCACCGTGCAGGTCACCCTCTACAACTTCTCCAGCCAGTACAGCACCCAGTGGAACCTGCTGTTCATGGACATCGTGCTGATCACCGTTCCGCCGCTGCTGGCCTTCGTCTTCTTCAACCGCAAGATCGTCGCTGGTATGACCGCCGGCGCCATCAAGGGCTGA